The Microvirga lotononidis region ACACCCTTCGTTATCGGCTCCTAGGAGGATCAGTGACCTACTTCACCAATGCCAGCCTTCGCCTTCTCGAGACGGCATCAACGAAGACCAACACCGAATTCTCGCCGTGGTGGCTGGCGCTGAACGGGGGATTGGCCAAGCGAAAGCTTCCCGAAGCCCGCTATGGCGAGGCTCGGGATTACTACGAGACCGGCCATTCCCCGGAGACAGCAGCCGACGATATCGGCGCCATAACCGCTGAGGATCCCCAAGGAGTTCGATCGTAGGGCTTAGCTTTCTCCCGCGCCGGCCCGTGACCATTTCCCGTCGCGCTGCTGGATTAGGTTCGGTGAGTACCTTCACTCCGCCGGGCGGGGCTTACCGTCATGTGGTCCGAGCGGACGCATGGGTGCGTCGTCCCACCAGTCCTCACGAAGTTCGCGGAGTTCGGGATTGACCGGATAGATGATGCGGTTCTCCGGCTTGTTTGGCTCGCCTACAACAAGGAGCCGGACTGGCTCGTCCGTATTGTTGAGAAAGCTGTGTGCAATCCCAGTCCCGGCGGGGAAGCCAACTCCATCACCAGGGGCAAGCCGGAAGAGTTCGCCATCGATCCAGACATCTGGAGTTCCCTCGATCACATAGACAAACTCCTCTTCGGCGCTTTCGGCGTGAGGAAGAGAGGTCCGGCGCCCTGGCGGCAGGAGTTCATGGTGAATGCCGAGTTTTGTCAGACCAAGCGCCTTCGAGAAGGGAGAACCGATACTCCGACGCTCATTCGTGCCGCGGAGTATAACTGTGTCCTCATTCTGGATCTCCTGATAGTTTCGGATGAATGTGGGGCGTGCAGCTTGTGGCATGGTCGACCTACCTGGCGGGTGTCTGGGTTCTCTGAACTATCATCTGGACGCCTGCGCGTCTGCCATTCATATTTCTGCAGCCACCATGACAGAAAGTCATTCTCAATGGCGCATTGAGTCCATTCAACGTAAAGCATTACCTCCGGCGTAATCGACCCGATGCCGCGTCTTCTCCATGGTCCTCATACTGGGATTGCCCCAGGCCACCAGGAGACATCTCATGACCGACGCCACCTCAATCGCCAACCGCTACATCGCTCTCTGGAATGAGATCAATGCCGACCGCCGAGGGGCACTGCTGGCCGATCTCTGGACCGAGGACGGGACTTATATCGATCCACTCATGCAGGGCAGGGGGCGTAGCCAGATTGACGCCCTCATCAGCGCGGTGCACGAGCGCTTCCCCGGCTTCCACTTCGCGCTGGTCGGCCAAGCCGACGGTTACGGCGACAGGGTCCGGTTCTCATGGCAGCTCGGCCCCGAGGGCGCAGACGGGCCGATCAAAGGTACGGACTTCGCCACCCTGGACAATGGGCGCCTGAAGGAGGTCGTGGGTTTCCTCGACCAGGTTCCGGCGGGCGCCTAGTCCTTCGATACCTGAGACGTCACAAGGCTGGTCCCGATTGAGTTCGGGTCAGCCTTTTTCTTTTTCAGTTCTGATCACCTGCCAGTCGGCATTTCTCAATCCCCAGAAGAAGAATCTCGACGGTGCGGGCTCGACGCAGGGTCGATCGAACCGCAACCCACCTTTACCGGCACAGCGTTGACCGGAGGATCCCATGACACATGACTTCAAGCTCGGGAACGGGCATCGCACCCGCGCGCTTTTGCACGCGGTCTCACTGATTAAAGCCCAAGCCTGCAAACCCCTGTACGAGCGTCACTCTCGCCTTCTGAGCGACATTGTTCATTGCGCCTTCCAGATCGGAACCATCGCCTCAGAACGCTACAAAGGTTTCGACGAGTTCACCGTCGCAGGCTTGACCGAGAACACCTCCGAGCTGGAGATCGGAGCGCTGGCAAGCCACCTGCTCGGATATGTAGAGATCGCTCACACCGGTTCTGTTGCAACCGCGCAGCAAGGATGAGGAGGGAACAGGGGCCTCGTCGTGCGCCTATAGGGCGAGCAGGTCAAACCTGCTGGTGATGAGCCTAACATCAATTTCCACCAAAAGATCATCGAGATCTCAGGCAACCGGGAATTCGCACGCCTGATGAACAATGACTTTTGGCGGTATAATCGGATCCTCTACCGGGTGCACTGGGGCCAGAAAGATGGAAGGGACGGGGAACGCAACATCGAGCACGTCCGGATCTTTGAGGCAATTCAGTCTGGGGACGGTCCTTTGGCCGAGTTGTTGATGCGCCGCCATGTGCAGAGCACCGGCGTTGTGATTAGGGAGGCCCGGCAAGTCAGGTATGGTCGCAGGGCTTCGGATAAGGTCTGAACCCTGTTGGAGAACGCTGTCCGGGGAGAATTAAGCAGTATGGGAAGCCGGCATTCGCCAATCTAGGCGCAAAGGCGGGCGTGACGATCAGGAGCGGTTAAGGTATTTATTCAATTTCCAGTCCTAGGGCTGGGCTTTTCCAAGTTGGGTTTCCCCAATTCCGCCTGATCCCACCTGATTGCGGTTATGCCGTCTCCTCGGAGCCTCTCATGACGTTTTCCGCGTCCGTCTCTAGCGGTGTTCTGCTCCTTTCCGGAGGCGCAGCCGAAGACAGCGTCCAAGTACGGTACGACGAGGCCGGGCGCGTCATTGTTACATTGAACGGAGGTAATGTTCCCGTCGATGGGGGATCAGAGCCCGTCCTGTCGATAGACGCGGTAGGGCTCACGACCGCCCCGCTAACAATCCTGGGATCTGCTGCAGGCCATGCTTTCGTGGTCAAACCTGTGTCTGGTTCTGGGATCACTACCCTCGCCGGCGGGTCTGGAGTCGATAGTCTCACCATCGTTCAGAATGGCGGAATACCCCATCAATTCTATGTCGAGGGTATCGAACAGATCATCGGAAGTTCCATCGACGATCGTGTTTCCCTGGGAGATGCCGGAAACACCCTGACGATCACCGGCGTTGAGGTGCTGACCGGCGGGGCTGGTACTGATCTGGTCACCCTCAGCAGCGACAATGACACTATCAAGCTAACCGGGATCGAGAGTGTCGACGGTGGGGCAGGAGGGGATCTCGTCGTCTTAGGTGATTCCGGGGGCACAATCGCCATCAGAAATGTCGAGTCCCTGGTGGGCGGATCGGGAATCGATCATGTGATCCTCAGTGAAGGAGATGACACGATCCTCATGAGAGGAGTCGAAACTCTCGATGCAGGGGCAGGCAACGATACGATTAGGCTGGGGGGTTCCGGCAACACTCTTACGATCCTGAAGGCTGAGACCATCATCGGTGGAGGATCCAATGACATCGTGACCCTAGGGGATGGCGGCAACCTGGTGGCCGTGAGCCAAGTCGAAACGCTCATTGGTGGGGCTGGTCTCGACTCGGTTGCCCTGAGCAGCGGCAATGACACGCTGACTGCGAGCGGCGTCGAGAGCATCGATGGCGGGGCCGGGATGGACGTCGTGTTCCTGGCTGGTGCCGGGGGCACGGTCACTGTCAGAGGCGTCGAGGTTCTGGTCGGCAGCACTGGGATCGATCACGTCATCCTCAGCGAGGCCGATGACACCTTCATCTTTAGAGCGGTCGAGACCCTCGATGCGGGCGCCGGCAACGACGCGATCAGCCTGGGCGATACACCCAACACGGTCACAATCCTGAACGCCGAGACCATCATCGGCGGGGCATCATCCGATACCGTGACCCTTGGCGATGGCGGCAACGTCGTAGCGGTCAGACAGGTCGAGACACTCATCGGTGGAACTGGGACTGATCGGATCACGCTTAGCGGCGGGGATGACACCCTCTCCCTAACCGGGATCGAGTTTCTCGATGCTGGGGCTGGCAGCGATGTCATCACCCTTGGGGACCAGGGCGGCGCCGTCACCCTGCACAATGTCGAAATCCTCTACGGCGGCAGCGGCGTCGATCAGATCACCCTCAGCGATGGAGACGATACCCTCATCACGGTGGGCATTGAGA contains the following coding sequences:
- a CDS encoding beta strand repeat-containing protein → MSGSGITTLAGGSGVDSLTIVQNGGIPHQFYVEGIEQIIGSSIDDRVSLGDAGNTLTITGVEVLTGGAGTDLVTLSSDNDTIKLTGIESVDGGAGGDLVVLGDSGGTIAIRNVESLVGGSGIDHVILSEGDDTILMRGVETLDAGAGNDTIRLGGSGNTLTILKAETIIGGGSNDIVTLGDGGNLVAVSQVETLIGGAGLDSVALSSGNDTLTASGVESIDGGAGMDVVFLAGAGGTVTVRGVEVLVGSTGIDHVILSEADDTFIFRAVETLDAGAGNDAISLGDTPNTVTILNAETIIGGASSDTVTLGDGGNVVAVRQVETLIGGTGTDRITLSGGDDTLSLTGIEFLDAGAGSDVITLGDQGGAVTLHNVEILYGGSGVDQITLSDGDDTLITVGIETLDAGAGNDRISLGNRGGTYTILNAETIIGGTGSDVVTLGGDGNVMAVRLIDTLIGGAGVDHITLSSSNDTVSASGIESIDGGLGDDSVTLIG
- a CDS encoding cupin domain-containing protein translates to MPQAARPTFIRNYQEIQNEDTVILRGTNERRSIGSPFSKALGLTKLGIHHELLPPGRRTSLPHAESAEEEFVYVIEGTPDVWIDGELFRLAPGDGVGFPAGTGIAHSFLNNTDEPVRLLVVGEPNKPENRIIYPVNPELRELREDWWDDAPMRPLGPHDGKPRPAE
- a CDS encoding nuclear transport factor 2 family protein, coding for MTDATSIANRYIALWNEINADRRGALLADLWTEDGTYIDPLMQGRGRSQIDALISAVHERFPGFHFALVGQADGYGDRVRFSWQLGPEGADGPIKGTDFATLDNGRLKEVVGFLDQVPAGA
- a CDS encoding FCD domain-containing protein, whose translation is MNFHQKIIEISGNREFARLMNNDFWRYNRILYRVHWGQKDGRDGERNIEHVRIFEAIQSGDGPLAELLMRRHVQSTGVVIREARQVRYGRRASDKV